The genomic interval TGGTAATAATGGTAATACCTGTTACATTCAAAAAGGAAAAGCCAACAACAAAATTGAACATAAGAAATGTCTTCAACAGGAATATTATACTTTTATCCATATCTGTATTCTTCTTTGGAATAGCTTTATTTGCAGGATATCTTGGCTATTTCTCTGACTACCTGATAAAGGGTCTTTCTATATCCGATGGCAATGCGGCTATAATAGCTTCAATGGCAGGGGCGGGAGGATTCATAATGGCTTTCCCTATTGGGTACACAGCAGATAAGATAGGAAGAAAGTATATGGTGATAATAACTTCCCTTTTAATTGCTTTCGGTTCCCTGGGAATGTTTTTCCTGTTTACGTCATTTGCAGGGCTTATTGTATCTACTTTCATTTTCGGAGCTGGATGGGGGGTTTATGTTGATCTTCTTGTGGCCCTCGGGCAGGATTCCGTAGAGGATAGAATAGTCGGGACAATCTCAGGTTTTCTATTCTTTATATTCAATGTGGGAACTATAATAGGGGGGCCATTATACGAAGCTCTCTTATCTGAGGGATTCAAGAAAACCTCACTTCTGTCAGTAATTATACCTGCATTCCTGGCAGTATTGTTTGTGGTATTCACAAAAAAGATGACCAAAAGCACAATAGAAGAACATCCAGAATTCGAGAAGCAGGCATCATAATTTTTTAAATTTTAATTTGCTTTTAATTTGCATTTCTTAATTTATATATGTGCCTGTGCAAAAGATATAAAATTACAAGTATGATTACAGTTGGCAATGCAGCATAATAGGTGAAAAACCTGAATGAAAAATAAATATTTGATACAGCGGTGTAAATTACCATTATAATGGCTACTGCACCTATAATGTAATCTAAAATGGCAAGCCTTTCCATAGCTTCGGATTTTTACCTTATATATTAAGTTTTATTAAGTGACATGGTACATGGAGATAATTTTTATGTAAAATTATTAAATAATTAGAACCGATATATTGAAGGATGGGATTTGGGTGCAGAATTTGATAGCTCTTTTAAAAGGCTGTTATGGTGGATATTTATATCTACAAGGGGAGGAGAAATGCGTATTAAAGTAATGAAATCCCTGATGGAATCCCCTAAAAACGCTTATGGGTTAAGTTGCAGCCTTGGCGTAAATTACCGTACCATTGAACACCATATGAAAGTTCTGCTTTCAAATAATTTTGTTGTTGTACAGGGCCAGGGTTACGGGAAGGTGTACTTTCCAAGCCCCACTCTGATAAACAATATCAAAATATTTCAGGAAACTCTTGCTGCTGCAGGGATTAAATGGGATCCTTAATTATAGATTTATCATGCAATAAATCCCCAGATTATAGCAATAGCATACTAAATATAACATTTATAACAGTTATTCCATGTTAAGTGCCGGCAAACTATGACTGAAAGATAGAATTAAATCATATGTTAATTATAACGTAACTGTTTATTCATATTTATACATAATTTGCATATTATTTATCTATAATTTGTGTGTAATTTTGAAATATCCTTAAATCAATTTCACTTATAATCAAATGATAAATATGAACATGAAAATGTTAGCAGCTATATTTATTGCTTTGACCATAATATTTGCAGGGCTTTTTATAGGTTTTTACGCCGTTGATAACTCAACAATTGCACATAAGGATACCCAGCTGAAAAAGTCTCAGAATGCGTACAGTGATGCAAAGGCATCATCAGCTCTCGAAGCCGCTTATGCCCACTGGAACAATATAACTATAGAGAATCTTGCGAATGTTTCTGCTGGATACACAGATAATGCAACATTGCACTGGATAGGTGGACCTTTAAATGGAGTTTACTCTGGAATAGCAAACATAAATTCTACCTGGAGCAAGTTCTTTAAGACATGGTCAGCAGTGTGGTTTTATGCAGAAACACCGCCGACTGTGGTGGTAAATGGCAATTACTCAAATGTAACATCAACCAACCAGTTTATACTAACACCATTCAACAATGAAACACAGGTACAGTACCTGAATGTAAGCTATACACTTGATATGATGTATATGGACAACAGCTGGCACATATACAATGAAATATGGCATATAACAGGGTCTGGATATGTATCATATGCACAGGAATTTGCAGAGTACAACGAGATCAATGCATTGTCATTGCAGCACTGGAACCAGATAGCAATTGAGAATCTATCTCTGATAATGAAAGAATATGCAAATAATGCAACATTGCACTGGATCGGAGGGCCATTAAATGGGACATATTCCGGAATAACAAGCATAAATTCAACCTGGAATAAGTTCTTCACTGCCTGGAAAGCTGTATGGTTCTATGCATCAACCAGCACTACGAATAATCCGGAGATATCCATAAACGGTAATATGGCAACAGTAAGTGCAAACTTTACACAGTTTATAGTCCAGAATGCAACAACAAATGCGTTCCAGTATATAAATACAACATATGCTATAACATACTATAACTATGGATTCAACGGGCATCTGGGAGAAAACAGTTTCAAAATAGTTAACGAAACATTCCACATAACCGGTTCAGGGAATTTAACTGATCTTTAATAAACTAAATATTTTTATTTTGTATTTATATTCAGCAAATAAGTTATAATAAAGAAAAATTATAGGGTAATTCAATGGAATATATATGGATAACAAATATGGTAATTATTGCTATTGAATTCATAATATTTTTGATAATCGGCATTAGCTACATAAAAAATTATAAAAAAACTGGATTAAAAGTGTATAATCAAATATTTGTGTTCCTATTTGTATTCATGGTTCAGAGTGCAATGACACTCTATATTTATTACAATTTTTCAAAATTTCTGGGGTTAAACGTGTCTTTGCCCTTATTAATTATAAATATCACAGGATTAACAGGAACAGTATTATTGTATAAATTTATATCACAGTAATTTTCCATGGTGATTTGCATCTTTGCTGGAATAAAAACCAGGTAACAGGATAATTCAACATTTCAGGGCATTATATTTCTAACATTGTTTAACATTCATCCGGTTTTACAGGTTTTGCTTATCATAAATATGGTGTATAAAGTTCAGAATATATATTTACAGGATAAATTATAAATTTGAAACAAATAAATGAAAGATTAGTAGAACTATTAATATAGATAAATATCATATTTCATTATGGAGACTGAGGAATACATAATTGCAATGAGGGAATATTTCCATGAAAACCCGGAATTGAGCTTTAAAGAATTTAAAACTGCAGATAGGCTGGAGAAAGAATTAAGAGATATGGGGTTAAACCCTAAAAGAATCACAGAAACAGGAATAATTGCAGATATAAAGGGAAAAGGCAAAAAAACAGTGGCAATAAGGGCAGATATAGATGCTTTGCCAGTTACAGAAGAAAACAAAGTTGACTATGTGTCTAAAAACAAGGGTGTAATGCATGCCTGTGGCCATGATACCCACATGGCTATGCTATTGGGTGCAGCGAAAATGCTTATAGCAGAAAAGGAAAAACTCAATGGCAACATAAGGTTGATTTTCCAGCCAGCTGAGGAACTCCCTCCAGGCGGTGCAGTTGGCATGATTAAAAACGGTGCACTGGATGGTGTTGACTACATAATAGGGCAGCATATAATGGGATTTATACCTGCAGGAAAGATAGCAATATACTACAAGGAAATGATGGCAAATGCGGACGAATTTGATATTAAAATACATGGGAAAGGCGGGCACGGTTCTGCACCACAGGATTCAATTGATGCTGTTTACATAACAGCACACCTTATAGAAATGCTGAATACAATTGTTTCAAGGGAAATTGACCCCCAGGAGCCTGCAGTAATAACAACCGGGACAGTGAATTCAGGATACAGGTATAACATAATAGCTGCACATGCAGAACTCACCGGCACTGTGAGGACATTCAACACAGAGATCCAGGAAAAGATAATAAAAAGGATAAAGGATATATTGGAAGGGCTGAAATCCATTTATGGAATTGAATATGAGTATGAGTACAAGAAGGGGTATCCGGTTCTGGTAAACAACGAAAAAATAGCTAAATATATAGAGGAAGCTGCAAAGAGGGTTGTTGGGAAAGATAATATAATTTACCCTAAACCCAATATGGGTGGTGAAGACTTCGCATATTTCCTGCAGAAAGTTCCTGGATCTTATTATTTCATTGGGGGGAGCAATCCTGAAAGAGGAATTGATTCTATGAACCATTCTCCTACATTTGATATGGATGAAAGTGCACTTTATACCGGTGCCAAGGTTTTAAAGGAAGCCGCAATGGAAATATTGAATAAGGAATAAAATAATTATTTTATCCAAAATTATTTATTTATAGTCCAATTATTAGATAATGAGCTTGAAATCTGATTTTACCATTGATGTTATAGATACACATACAGAGGGAGAGCCAACACGTATTATGTTCTGGAATAACATTCCTAAAAATTTAAGGGATGCGCTTTCCGTGAGAAAATATTTCATTGACCATTATGACTACATAAGAAAAATATTGCTGCTGGAGCCCAGGGGGCATAAGGACCAGTTCGGCGCCATTCTCCTTCCTCCGGTAAACCCTGATAGCGATTATACCGTGATTTATCCTACAACTGAATCATATCTTGATATGTGCGGGCATGCAACAATTGGTGTGAGCACTGCACTGGTTGCACTTGGGTATGTTCCATTTGAAGGCAATGAGAAAACTCTGGTATATGACACAGTAGCCGGGACTGTTAAAGCAAGGGTCAAGATAGAAAACGGAGAACCTGTTTCTGTATCCATTGTGGATGTCAAATCATATTTTGTAAAGCAGATTAAGGTAAATGTGAACGGGAAAGATGTGGATGTTAATATTTCATATGGAGGAAAT from Ferroplasma acidiphilum carries:
- a CDS encoding helix-turn-helix domain-containing protein, with protein sequence MRIKVMKSLMESPKNAYGLSCSLGVNYRTIEHHMKVLLSNNFVVVQGQGYGKVYFPSPTLINNIKIFQETLAAAGIKWDP
- a CDS encoding nuclear transport factor 2-like protein, whose protein sequence is MNMKMLAAIFIALTIIFAGLFIGFYAVDNSTIAHKDTQLKKSQNAYSDAKASSALEAAYAHWNNITIENLANVSAGYTDNATLHWIGGPLNGVYSGIANINSTWSKFFKTWSAVWFYAETPPTVVVNGNYSNVTSTNQFILTPFNNETQVQYLNVSYTLDMMYMDNSWHIYNEIWHITGSGYVSYAQEFAEYNEINALSLQHWNQIAIENLSLIMKEYANNATLHWIGGPLNGTYSGITSINSTWNKFFTAWKAVWFYASTSTTNNPEISINGNMATVSANFTQFIVQNATTNAFQYINTTYAITYYNYGFNGHLGENSFKIVNETFHITGSGNLTDL
- a CDS encoding M20 metallopeptidase family protein, which gives rise to METEEYIIAMREYFHENPELSFKEFKTADRLEKELRDMGLNPKRITETGIIADIKGKGKKTVAIRADIDALPVTEENKVDYVSKNKGVMHACGHDTHMAMLLGAAKMLIAEKEKLNGNIRLIFQPAEELPPGGAVGMIKNGALDGVDYIIGQHIMGFIPAGKIAIYYKEMMANADEFDIKIHGKGGHGSAPQDSIDAVYITAHLIEMLNTIVSREIDPQEPAVITTGTVNSGYRYNIIAAHAELTGTVRTFNTEIQEKIIKRIKDILEGLKSIYGIEYEYEYKKGYPVLVNNEKIAKYIEEAAKRVVGKDNIIYPKPNMGGEDFAYFLQKVPGSYYFIGGSNPERGIDSMNHSPTFDMDESALYTGAKVLKEAAMEILNKE
- a CDS encoding MFS transporter, with product MLSVLVFSAFTIMTGFVTTTPELFIARLGVGVGVGIFQPAGVALLGDIFYETRGRAVSVWATFFSVGLFASPYLIEPFLPAFRLPFEISGAMAIIILALVIMVIPVTFKKEKPTTKLNIRNVFNRNIILLSISVFFFGIALFAGYLGYFSDYLIKGLSISDGNAAIIASMAGAGGFIMAFPIGYTADKIGRKYMVIITSLLIAFGSLGMFFLFTSFAGLIVSTFIFGAGWGVYVDLLVALGQDSVEDRIVGTISGFLFFIFNVGTIIGGPLYEALLSEGFKKTSLLSVIIPAFLAVLFVVFTKKMTKSTIEEHPEFEKQAS
- a CDS encoding proline racemase family protein yields the protein MSLKSDFTIDVIDTHTEGEPTRIMFWNNIPKNLRDALSVRKYFIDHYDYIRKILLLEPRGHKDQFGAILLPPVNPDSDYTVIYPTTESYLDMCGHATIGVSTALVALGYVPFEGNEKTLVYDTVAGTVKARVKIENGEPVSVSIVDVKSYFVKQIKVNVNGKDVDVNISYGGNFYAIVNSKDLGVDVEPEYIDDLLAYGKIIREKAYETLKELYPENRKNLEPLAMITDNNHDYRAIVTFAGNSFDRSPCGTGTAARAAFLVHEGKLKLDGSYVNESILRTKFECRIISWEKVNDTIAIVPEITGRAWVTQLCKLIVDPSDPLKHGFLVQ